From one Mytilus edulis chromosome 1, xbMytEdul2.2, whole genome shotgun sequence genomic stretch:
- the LOC139495133 gene encoding uncharacterized protein, protein MDNESFENIDSGHETENTKCNSDEGFDNVDKRFRNVRNIDTHYLGNRIDPTNEAFEQDDELKSDKNKEQDVNTDDNDNEQEFVREEDKVNNNEEKTTADSIEKRSTHVNGNAKKPDFTSNHTDENLVSPEDTVNHIGDELKESGNKFNNVDSENHNRKSSDESLETDEEEILQKTKFVDSEVPRRPSRSRRSGVVNDTTFIERLLSTESSTEDVSNDDILDLIQKEADINNSVNDEDSSKQANFFIGTPSPTKTTVDPLEKENTSNENEATDENEATYKPLEAAPDVYYEEGPKRLKRHTIEKEDFSGAKTFQDKNKLIVKYPNRKVSFEHRLLHVPDPHDKTISPLTIDVGSASPKPILKTPTRRTSFESHMVRHIQPTGHLNYGYLHDEFKDKLEKRKVSLETRHFYKQESELYDDNEYENYTDGHSKPGIETGQFVKREKENGVSFQNGSCERSNPDEDFSNGEIRSFSKRPSLIFDDDCDIINKNFSAHLRKDSIALTSEKLHQLESIHRHYNSCDYDMKESKWKKALSNWKKFQLHLCVICIFIALLAIVIVGWHFHHRSSKIEKIGKRIFFDPATHEIYLSNPGDTHRLNGEIGINVPTWQLPFHCHTEAEKATYTCLRWKHGAILRISYFERPDVNCYNISWEQLKHDLIPFDCFDLGADHWYGPGNQSSPFWPLKSESFEFSASMSRHFDAGTFSSAIDYHWISSGGSAIFVPNDVPLEVNWNKRKGQMCLIAKYSGDFYGGHTLENARLNYTVCSGKDAVTTYKYTRTLMGKLPKILPSNSVLERPIWSARINSTIDTDKEKITTILQKLKDENLKCSVFEIAGQWQKRFGDLEFNNNTVNNIFNVSDLATSRDCTLSVEINPYFDVLSSNFKEGIKKGYFIKDSGKHAPGIVNFRHEMNAMLDVSETEARDWMKYKLGQLKERYNIQSFSVIYGEPYWIPYNPSFYASNLNPSTLREKFSEMFSSVVSTSDSDIIQGTSNSQNIPHLIPVPAKITMRKGKLCLTGVIERTLALGIKGYPFVVSDLFPDGSNKRRRLPSKDLYIKWIQLSAFFPAMRYSIMPWEYDQSVIDIAKNMTKIHKLYVTGTVLSLKGDIQAGLPIIRPIWWVFPDDEEAFKVSDEFLVGDNILVAPVLCEDVTQIKIYFPEGMWSDKSNGQLIQGKSWITYEVNKNEIPYFFRVKVLSNEVALD, encoded by the exons ATGGACAATGAGAGTTTTGAAAACATAGATTCCGGTCACGAGACAGAAAATACTAAGTGCAATTCCGATGAAGGTTTCGATAACGTAGATAAGAGATTTCGCAATGTTCGCAATATTGATACACATTATTTAGGCAATAGAATAGACCCTACGAATGAAGCCTTTGAACAGGATGATGAACTCAAAAGCGACAAAAATAAAGAACAAGATGTTAACACAGACGATAACGACAACGAGCAAGAGTTCGTACGAGAAGAAGATAAAGTTAACAACAACGAGGAAAAAACTACAGCTGATTCAATCGAGAAACGCTCAACACATGTAAATGGAAACGCAAAAAAACCTGATTTCACTTCAAACCACACAGATGAGAATTTAGTATCACCGGAAGATACTGTAAATCATATAGGAGATGAACTAAAAGAATCCGGAAATAAATTCAACAATGTCGATTCTGAAAATCATAACAGGAAGTCATCTGATGAAAGTTTGGAAACCGATGAAGAAGAAATTTTGCAAAAGACAAAATTTGTAGATTCCGAAGTACCTAGACGTCCTTCTAGATCTCGCCGTTCAGGTGTGGTGAATGATACAACTTTCATAGAACGTTTATTGTCTACAGAAAGTTCAACAGAAGATGTTTCTAATGATGATATACTAGATTTAATTCAGAAAGAGGCTGATATTAACAACAGCGTTAATGACGAAGATTCGTCAAAACAAGCAAATTTTTTTATCGGCACTCCTTCGCCAACCAAAACAACAGTTGATCCTTTGGAGAAAGAAAATACGTCAAATGAAAACGAGGCAACAGATGAAAACGAGGCAACATATAAACCACTTGAAGCTGCACCAGATGTATATTACGAGGAGGGACCAAAACGACTGAAAAGACATACCATAGAAAAAGAAGACTTTTCAGGTGCTAAGACATTTCAAGATAAGAATAAACTTATTGTCAAGTATCCAAATAGAAAAGTCAGTTTTGAACACCGTCTTTTACATGTTCCCGATccacatgataaaacaatatcaCCATTAACAATTGACGTTGGCTCTGCATCTCCGAAACCTATTCTTAAAACACCAACACGACGAACTAGTTTTGAGTCGCATATGGTTAGACATATACAACCGACGGGACATTTAAATTATGGTTATCTCCATGATGAGTTTAAAGATAAACTTGAAAAGAGAAAAGTAAGCTTAGAAACAAGACATTTCTATAAACAGGAATCAGAATTATATGATGACAATGAGTATGAAAATTATACAGACGGACACTCGAAACCTGGAATTGAAACAGGACAATTCGTTAAACGGGAAAAGGAAAACGGCGTGAGCTTTCAAAATGGTTCATGTGAAAGATCAAATCCAGATGAAGACTTTTCAAATGGCGAAATAAGAAGTTTTTCTAAGCGACCAAGTCTTATATTTGACGACGACTGTGATAtcataaataaaaacttttctGCACACCTAAGGAAAGATTCCATTGCTCTGACTAGTGAGAAACTTCACCAGCTCGAAAGTATTCATCGACATTATAATTCCTGTGATTATGATATGAAAGAATcg aaatggaAGAAAGCGTTGTCGAATTGGAAAAAGTTTCAGCTACATCTGTGCGTAATCTGCATATTTATTGCACTATTGGCAATCGTCATTGTAGGATGGCATTTTCATCATAGAAGTAGTAAAATAGAGAAAATTGGCAAGCGAATATTTTTTGACCCAGCAACACatgaaatttatttatcaaaCCCAGGAGACACACACAGATTAAATGGTGAGATAGGTATTAATGTGCCAACGTGGCAATTACCGTTCCATTGCCATACGGAGGCTGAAAAAGCCACGTATACCTGTTTAAGATGGAAACATGGTGCCATTCTCCGAATATCTTACTTTGAAAGACCCGATGTCAATTGTTATAACATCTCATGGGAACAATTGAAGCATGATCTTATACCATTTGACTGTTTTGATCTCGGAGCAGATCACTGGTACGGACCAGGCAATCAATCAAGCCCTTTTTGGCCTTTAAAGTCCGAGTCGTTTGAATTTAGTGCATCCATGTCCAGACATTTTGATGCTGGTACGTTTAGTTCTGCGATTGATTACCACTGGATTTCCTCTGGAGGGTCCGCTATATTTGTTCCAAATGATGTTCCCTTAGAAGTTAATTGGAACAAACGGAAGGGTCAAATGTGCTTGATTGCTAAATATTCTGGTGATTTCTATGGAGGGCACACTTTAGAAAACGCTCGCTTGAATTACACCGTTTGCAGTGGGAAAGATGCTGTTACAACCTACAAATACACAAGAACACTAATGGGTAAATTACCCAAAATATTACCGTCGAATTCAGTTCTTGAAAGACCAATATGGTCGGCTCGAATTAATAGTACTATTGATACAGACAAGGAAAAGATAACAACCATACTGCAGAAACTCAAAGATGAAAATCTGAAATGCAGCGTGTTTGAAATAGCTGGACAGTGGCAAAAACGATTTGGGGATTTGGAATTTAATAACAATACAGTGAACAATATTTTCAATGTAAGCGACTTAGCTACAAGTAGGGATTGTACACTTTCAGTAGAAATTAATCCTTACTTTGATGTTTTGTCTTCCAATTTCAAAGAAGGCATTAAAAAAGGATATTTTATCAAAGATTCGGGAAAACATGCCCCTGGTATTGTAAATTTTCGACATGAAATGAATGCAATGCTGGATGTATCTGAAACGGAGGCAAGAGATTGGATGAAATATAAATTAGGACAGCTGAAAGAACGAtacaatattcaaagtttttCGGTTATATACGGGGAACCCTATTGGATACCATATAATCCGTCGTTTTATGCATCAAATCTTAATCCCAGTACACTTCGTGAAAAGTTTTCTGAAATGTTTTCTTCGGTCGTTTCAACTTCCGATTCAGATATAATTCAAGGAACGTCAAACTCGCAGAATATTCCCCACCTTATACCAGTTCCAGCAAAAATCACGATGCGAAAGGGAAAACTATGTTTAACTGGTGTGATAGAAAGAACATTAGCTTTGGGTATCAAAGGATATCCATTCGTTGTCTCGGATCTGTTTCCAGATGGCTCGAATAAAAGGAGGAGACTACCCTCTAAGGATCTGTATATAAAATGGATCCAGCTATCTGCCTTCTTTCCAGCAATGCGGTACAGTATAATGCCGTGGGAATATGATCAATCAGTTATCGATATTGCAAAAAATATGACAAAGATACACAAATTGTATGTCACAGGGACCGTTTTATCTCTGAAGGGGGACATCCAAGCTGGTTTACCGATAATAAGACCAATATGGTGGGTATTTCCAGACGATGAAGAAGCATTCAAAGTTTCAGATGAGTTCTTGGTAGGAGATAACATATTAGTTGCCCCCGTTCTGTGTGAAGATGTAACtcaaataaagatatattttccTGAAGGTATGTGGAGTGATAAATCTAATGGTCAGTTGATACAAGGTAAAAGTTGGATTACCTATGAAGTGAACAAGAATGAAATACCCTACTTTTTTAGGGTAAAAGTTCTTTCTAACGAGGTGGCTCTGGATTAA
- the LOC139495127 gene encoding uncharacterized protein, whose translation MVLAHCEDSIYKEKDLDEDLDYEDEDDEPMGLCCMSGCLTGCSLGLLFIVVLPAGILLSLYSINNKDYGVLSAGIILILVPMISIPVLIVLYYNRRRLRKIRRFRKTRIDLVPGVKMVENNETVNHSQVISAIETKTRF comes from the exons ATGGTCTTGGCACATTGTGAAGATTCCATATACAAAGAAAAAGATCTTGATGAAGATTTGGATTACGAAGACGAAG ATGACGAGCCTATGGGACTATGTTGTATGTCCGGCTGTTTGACAGGATGTTCGTTAGGACTACTGTTTATAGTAGTGCTGCCAGCTG GTATACTGTTGTCGTTATACTCAATAAATAACAAGGACTATGGGGTACTATCAGCTGGTATTATACTGATTCTAGTACCAATGATATCCATACCAGTATTAATAGTGTTATATTATAATAGAAGGCGACTGCGAAAAATACGACGGTTTCGAAAGACTAGAATTGATTTGGTACCTGGTGTAAAAATGGTTGAAAACAACGAAACAGTCAATCATAGCCAAGTTATTTCAGCAATAGAGACGAAAACGAGATTTTAG